The segment ACGCGATAAAATTAAAGACTTCTTATAAGATGTTAAATCTTTTAAGGGTTGTAATGCAGTGTTCTCTAGCACTGTGTTACAGCCCTTTTGTGTTATAATAAAGGTTGATAATGTTTAAAAATATGATTACTTATAATAGTTCTATTAGTTCTATTAACTCTATTAGCTTTACTAGAACTATAGTTATACAATTATAGAATCATCGATATAATCTGATAGTAATATATTGAAATGTAATGAAGGATTTAGGAGATATAATGTTTACAGTTACTAAACGTTTAGAGGTAAGTGCATCTCATCAATTAAAACTAGATTATCCTAGCAAGTGTCAAAATCTACATGGTCATAATTGGATTATTACTGTCCATGCTCGTTCTGAAGAATTAGATCATAATGGCATGGTTATTGACTTTACTATTATTAAAGAAAAGATTCACGGCCGCTTAGATCATCGTCATATCAATGATGTATTAGGTGACATTAATCCTACGGCTGAAAATATGGCGAAATGGATTGCCGATGAGTTAGGCCCGAAATGTTTTAAAGTAGAAGTTCAAGAGTCTGAAGGAAACACAGCTATTTATGAACGTGATTGAGATTTTCGGC is part of the Veillonella nakazawae genome and harbors:
- the queD gene encoding 6-carboxytetrahydropterin synthase QueD; translated protein: MFTVTKRLEVSASHQLKLDYPSKCQNLHGHNWIITVHARSEELDHNGMVIDFTIIKEKIHGRLDHRHINDVLGDINPTAENMAKWIADELGPKCFKVEVQESEGNTAIYERD